In the genome of Zootoca vivipara chromosome 6, rZooViv1.1, whole genome shotgun sequence, the window GTTTTGATGAAACAAAAGTTCTTTCAGGCTGTTATGACAGCACAGTGAAACTCTGGGTAAGCTTGTTACAGACCTGAAGCAAGAAACCTAATTGATCATATTGCTCTGAAGTCTAAACCGTAGTTTATTGTATTAGCACAAAGGTTAAGTGAATCATTGTTGAAAGTGCCAAACATACACTGTCTCTAAGGTCGGAGTCCTTTGTACACTCaccttggagtaagtcccactataCTCAATGGAATTTATTTCTGAAAGGACGTATATCAGATTGAACTGGAAACTATTGGACACAATTTTACTTCCCAAATTAAAGTGGTAACTTTCCCACTGCTTGCACAATGAACACTTGGTCTGCAGAGCTCATTTTTGTAGGGTGTGGTGATGGTTCAGTATATAATACGTTTTTTAAAAGAGTAGAAAGGTTAGAagctataaataatataaatggaAATGCGGGGAAAACATTCCACTTTTGCATTGTGGGTACCTCTGAACCTGAGACACTAGGCAGAGAATAAGAACACAATTTATGCCCTGTGTGGTTGCATTTGACTTCAAATAGCCCAAAACAGTCCTTTTTGAAGAGATAAATGTATCATGCGGCTTCATGTGTATCATGTGGCTTCATCAGGTAAACAGACGTAATTGATTTATCGGATACAAGTTCTGCGGGCAGCTTATAAGCAGAACTATTTCGAATAATTAAGTGGGGGGGGAATACGTGCTATGAATTAGCCTTCATTAAGTGTCTTTTTCAGTCTGAACACACTACTTAATAACCAAGTTTATCTTTATTTCTTGAAGGATATTGCCGGTGCTGTCTGTGTTCAGACCTTTGAGGGTGAGCACACTGGGCCCATTTCTGAATGCTGTCTGAGTCCTGATAATAAAAGGTGATAACACTgttgtattttatatattaattAGTATGCCACGGAACTAATTATATTCAGCAAGTGGGTTTATAGGAGCAGGGAAAAGAATGATGACAAAACAGATGGTCAATGCAATCCTGCCTTAGAAAGCCAGTAGGAAAAATTATTACCACGACTGTCTTGTTATATATATCTTATAAAATgcttgaatattttttattaaaaataaataaacagaataatTAGATTTAAAGTCAGTGTTGATATAGTATTACTACCACATGTAAcgaagtccacaaaagcttatgccatattatacaggtgaaacttgggaaattagaatattatcaaaaagtgcatttatttcagtaatgcaacattttttattttttattatttttacaaatgctttcttctggaaattccacagtaataaaacaaatagttacaaaaatacaaaaataaacatcactattacatttcattaattacattccatttataattgtcccgcctaacgacaaataattacaattacaacaaataaaggcttgacatatcttgctttgcatgtcatgcttcTATCatgtatattggtttcaccttttaagttgcattactgaaataaatgcacttttcgacgatattctaattttccgagtttcacctgtatatgccagtctttaaggtgccacaaaacttgTTGTATTTGCTGTAAGCGAAGGGACTAAGACAAATATTCCTTGGGAGAGAGTATTGCCACTGAGTCTGGCTGCTGCAATGTGGAGGAGCCAAAAGAGAAGCATATATCCTCAGTGATACTCTATGAGTTAATATTGGGACAAATGGAAGATGGAAGGGTGGCTGGGGTCTCACCAGACACCATCATCATGCCACTTGAAGAGATCAGATGCATTCGGTGAGCACTGCATCTGATATGAGAAGAAAATTCTGTGTGAAGATGTACAGTTTTACAGAGTCATCTTCAAGGGATGGATATAAGCTAATCCTCCTTTTGCTCCCACATTTATTTTGCCACATTGCTGGATTTAAGATGTCGGTGCAACTTTTGTCAGAACTGAGTGGAGAGCCAGCTAAGAAGCATGAGGGGTTTCTATAAACCACTGCTTTATTTCTTGTAACTCTTTCCATTAAAAGACAACAGCGATGCAAATCAGTACAATATATTCAATTAAATCAATGCTTTCGCATTATGGCTAATTAATTTAGAAGAGACATTAGCTATCCAAAGTGGTTATAGATAAGAGGAAAGCAAACAAGCATGATAACAAAACCATCTTCAtgccacgttgttgttgttgttgtttagtcgtttagtcgtgtccgactcttcgtgaccccatggaccatagcacgccaggcactcctgtcttgcactgcctcccgcagtttggtcaaactcatgttcgtagcttcgagaacactgtccaaccatctcgtcctctgtcgtccccttctcctagtgccctccatctttcccaacatcagggtcttttccaaggattcttctcttctcatgaggtggccaaagtattggagcctcagcttcacgatctgtccttccagggagcactcagggctgatttccttaagaatggataggtttgatcttctagcagtccatgggactctcaagagtctcctccagcaccataattcaaaagcatcaattcttcgacgatcagccttctttatggtccagctctcacttccatacatcactactgggaaaaccatagctttaactatacggacctttgtcggcaaagtgatgtctctgctttttaagatgctgtctaggtttgtcattgcttttctcccaagaagcaggcgtcttttaatttcgtgactgctgtcaccatctgcagtgatcaaggagcccaagaaagtaaaatctctcactgcctccatttcttccccttctatttgccaggaggtgatgggaccagtggccatgatcttggtttttttgatgttgagcttcagaccatattttgcgctctcctctttcaccctcattaaaaggttctttaattcctcctcgctttctgccatcaaggttgtgtcatctgcatatctgaggttgttgatatttcttccggcaatcttaattccggcttgggattcatctaatccagcctttcgcatgatgaattctgcatataagttaaataagcagggagacaatatacaaccttgtcgtactcctttcccaattttgaaccaatcagttgttccatatccagttctaactgtagcttcttgtcccacataaagatttctcaggagacagatgaggtgatcaggcactcccatttctttaagaacttgccatagtttgctgtggtcgacacagtcaaaggcttttgcatagtcaatgaagcagaagtagacgtttttctggaactctctagccttctccataatccagcgcatgtttgctatttggtctctggttcctctgccctttcgaaatccagcttgcacttctgggagttctcggtccacatactgcctaagcctgccttgtagaattttaagcataaccttgctagcgtgtgaaatgagcgcaattgtgcggtagttggagcattctttggcactgcccttctttggaattgggatgtagactgatcttctccaatcctctggccattgctgagttttccaaacttgctggcatattgggtgtagcaccttaacagcatcatcttttaaaattttaaatagttcagctggaatatcatcatttccactggccttgttattagcagtgctttctaaggcccatttgacttcactctccaagatgtctggctcaaggtcagcaaccacactacctggggtgtacgagacctccatatctttctggtataattcctctgtgtattcctgccacctcttcttgatgtcttctgcttctgttaggtccttaccacttttgtccttgattatggtaatctttgtacgaaatgttcctttcatatctccaattttcttgaacagatctctggttttccccattctattgttttcctctatttctttgcattgctcatttaagaagaccctcttgtctctccttgctgttttttggaaatctgcattcagtttcctgtatctttccctatctcccttgcattttgcttgcctcctctcctccgctatttgtaaggcctcgttggatagccattttgctttcttgcatttccttttccttgggatggttttcgttgctgcctcctgtataatgttacgagcctccatccatagttcttcaggcactctgtccaccaaatctaaatccttaaacctgttcctcacttccactgtgtattcataagggatttgattcagattgtatcttactggcccagtgctttttcctactttcttcagtttaagctggaattttgctataagaagctgatgatctgagttacagtcagctccaggtcttgtttttgctgactgtatagagcttctccatctttggctgcagagaatataatcaatctgatttcgatgctgcccatttggtgatatccatgtgtagagtcgtctcttgtgttgttggaagagagtgtttgtgatgaccagcttgttctcttgacagaactctattagcctttgccctgcttcattttgaactccaaggccaaacttgccagttgttccttttatctcttgattccctactttagcattccaatcccctgtaatgagaagaacatccttctttggtgtcatttctagaagttgttgtaggtcttcatagaattggtcaatttcactttcttcagcaccggtagttggtgcataaacttggattactgtgatgttaaaaggtctgccttggattcgtatcgagatcattctgtcatttttgagattgcatcccattacagcttttgccactcttttgttgactatgagggccactccatttctgctacaggattcttgcccacagtagtagatatgatagtcacccgaactgaattcgcccattcccttccattttagttcactgatgcccaggatgtcgatatttattcttgtcatctcatttttgaccacatccagcttacctccactcatggttcttacattccaggttcctatgcaatatttttctttacagcatcggactttcctttcgcttccaggcatatccgcaactgagcatcctttcggctttggcccagccgcttcatcagctctgaatctacttgtacttgtcctccgctcttcctcagtagcatgttggacgccttccgacctgaggggctcatcttccagcgccataacttttatatgcctgttgtctttgtccatggagttttcttgggagggatactggagtggcttgccagttccttctccaggtggatcacgtttagtcaaaactctccactatgacctgtccatcttgggtggccctgcatggcatagctcatagcttctccgagttattcaagccccttcgccacgacaaggcattgatccatgaaggggtcatcTTAACTCAGGCTCAGCTTGTGGGTTATTTTCTCTTCAATGAGCAGTAGCccaggtttgttcttggcttagcAGTCATGGGTTGTTGGGGGAAAACAAGCagcccaggttcagatgacaGGACAATGCAAAGTTCTTGATTTGTTTCAGCACAGTCAGGAGCAAAGCTGGGATTCTTGAGCATGCTGGGCATTGGCGTGAAATTGCAGTTAAACATTAGGTATGGTTTAACGTGGCATGACGTTAAACCATACCTAATGTTTAACTGCAATTTCACGCCAATGCCCAGCATGCTCAAGAATCCCAGCTTTGCTCCTGACTGTGCTGAAACAAATCAAGAACTTTGCATTGTCCtgtcatctgaacctgggctGCTTGTTTTCCCCAACAACCCATGACTgctaagccaagaacaaacctggGCTACTGCTCATTGAAGAGAAAATAACCCACAAGCTGAGCCTGAGTTCAGATGACGCATCAAGTCGAGACTTGTGGTTTTTTTGCTCATGGCGTAGAGTGGCCAGGAGACTTTTAAGCTACATGAACCAGCTCACTGCTCATTCGTCTTGCACCAGAGCTAAAGGTCTTTTATAGTTTAACAGGATGCGCAGACCAGACCACTGCATTAGTTGTCAAAATACTGAAAGGCCATTAGGATAACAGTGCTTACATTCTGGATTAGTCAAGAGAAATTGTTATTTTGGTCTAATGGAAGGTGCTGAAAAATCAACCGTGGGAGGCAAATATAGATACTTACCCATCTTGGGATAAATATAATTGAATATCTTTGTTGTATAATGGACCTTagtgcttttttttattatttacttttttttactgctgcGTCAATGACAGAGCAGTTACCAAGCAACATCAGCTGCCGGAAAATGCACAGGAAAGCTAGCCCCAGAAAACCTCATATTCAGAATAGCACGCAAATTCTAAATCGAGTACAATGACAGCTCAATCCTGTGGTCTCAGTACACCAAGCATCCATCACTCCATCGTTGGGATTCTGTACACAGCCATCAGCAGCAGAGGCAACATTTCAACAGTCACCATAGCAACAAAAGccacaatagcaacaacaacaacaacattgcagcGACTGCATCTCTGGCaatcctgccccgtttcccaaccCCACATTAGCCATGCAGgggtcgtgggggggggggaggcgacagCTGGATGACCCCCATGATATAAGGCAGGATGTGGTGAAGCTTGAATGTCTTCCCACCTAGTCTATGCACAGAAAAGCAGGCAACCAGCACGAGACGCAGTTGCTTCTCCGCTGTGTTGCAGTTGGAAGGAGGGCAGCTGCCACAGACTCCAGGGCTGTCTGACACGGGTACAAATTGACTGGCAGCGCAAACGCAAGCCGTCTGCAGCAGCCAGCCTTTTGCCAAGCAGGCCGACGGGGAAGAAAGGAGGGCTGTTCCAGTCGCAACCCTCAGCCAGCTTCAGAGCACAATAGGTGGGAAACCAAGCATGGGAAATGCAAGGTCTACCTAGGAGAAAGTTCAAGACCTGCTGTGGCCCAAATCCTTCCTCAAAGCACTCATCACCAGGTCATGCCAACCACAGCCATTATGCTGGGTGTCTGTGCGAACAGAGTATTTTATATTCTTGGCAAGAGGAGATGGTTGCATAGTCAAGGAAGAGCAGAAATgcctacacagtggtacctcgcaagatggaatgcctcgcaagacaaaaaacTCGGAAGACGAAAGGGGTTCGCgatttttttggtgactcgcaagacgaatttttctatggctgtgcttcgcaagacgaataggAATGCataaattaaatttcaatgcattcctatgggaagctgcgcttcgcaagatgaaattttcgcaatacgaaacgactcgcggaacgactCTGGGGctatccattaacttcagtgggagaGATTTAATGTATGGTGCTTCTGTTCTAAGCAAGCATTCCCCGGGGGGAAGGAACAAGGCCCCAGAGAACATAGGATTCCTCCTAAGTTACATTCCTCCTGGCTCTGCTCCTTAATTGCTATAGGGGCAGATATTTTTGTTGCCACTTTAAAAGTGGGCTGTGCTGGCACAGGGATTTTGAGAAACAATTCCATCCTACCCAGTGGCCACAACTAAGTCacatgatttctctctctcttaaatatCTTATAAGCCGAGTGAGCGGTTTGTATTTTCCTGCTTCCCAGGGTTTTCTGCTTCCTCCATAAGCAGATCACATAAAAGAGAGAGCCAGTTGATTTGCAAATGTGGAACATCCCAGTTTCCAGTTTGAGTGTAACTCTAATGAACAAAATGGAGCTATAGTATTTGAAGACATATCTATAGTGTCATTTCTCTTGTACTGTACTGAGGGCTTATCCATGCTTCCTCCTTtcccgctgctttcccccaggagaAACAGCTCTTTAGCAGTCAATCGGAGCAAacacaatttgggttttctccagattgacatttgctcctattttgcactaaagagcaggttttccctgcaAGGGGGAAACCGCTTGGACCCCTGCCTAGAAAGCCCAAGTTAAGTGGAAAACCATTCCAACTCATGCTTTTGAGGCAgggaacaagcagaagtgtggacgagcaCTAAATATTATATATGATGGAGGATGAATCTTTCCAGAATATGGGAGTGGAGCATAAAGCACATTCGTAAGCTATTTGTTATTGctatcttaaaaataataataataataataataataattagcatgAATCAAACGTTTTTGCTGTCTTTGAACATGTAaatgtgtttaatgttttaggtTGATAACAGCATCATATGATAAAAGTCTAAGGGTCTGGGATACTGAAACAGGGAAAGTGCTTGtatgtattgctttttaaaatttttaaaccCCCTATTTAATCACTAGAAACTAAACTTCCATTTTACTCAAATGTTTATCCTTGCAAACACATGCAGTCATTTGGAATGGGGGAATAGTTTGGTGAAGCTTCTTGCAGTGAAAATTGGTGGTAGTGGGGTtatagttttttattattattatgttttgcattttgtgtttttatgttgtcaaccggcctgtgatcttcagataaaggttggtatataaatttagtaaataacaataatacagtAATCTCAATGGTTGTCTGCTCCAAATCAACCCCTCCCAAAATGACTGATTTTCTGTTGGAATTTGTACCTGCCCTTCAAACAGATTCCAAGGATAAGCTTACAAAAAtcagaaatataattttaaaaattgagcaTACACTCAGAAACTGCATGAAAGCAGCAGCCAGTGAGAAAGCGCCTTAGACTGAAAGTCCTGGGGAAACAGAAAGGTCTTTGGCACCAACCAGCATGACATATCTGAATGGGTGTCAGTGGGGGGCCTTCCGTAAGAATGGGTTATATTCATTTGTGTGTAATGTTTGGTTCCACCCTAATGGTCTAATTCAATTGGTACAGTTTTTGATCATGTAATTTAAAaaccaaagcaataaaaaaaaattatagcaaAATATAAGCGTGCGCTGCATTTCATGTTTTTACCGTATATATGATTTCTGGCTCTGACCAGGATTAAGCTTTCAGAAGTTACTTACTGTTCCTATTAAACAGGATTGGATGTGTGTGTGAACCATAGCCTTATCTCAGAATGTTCTGGGGCATAAATACAAagtgtgaccggaaagtttggtgaatggtcacagaaattggACATATTCGAACATACACACCTTACAacccttcaaagtaggccccctctgatacaatgcactgTTGATGTTTGTAGAACTgttggagaagtcctcttttcatactgctttcagttcccttgtcacagcagcttggacatCTTTGATGGTTTGCCGACCTTCATGGAAACACTTAAACCACTCACACACTGTCTTTCAAGTTGcagcttcatctccgtacacaattTTGAGCATTTCGTGGGTTTCCAATGCCGgttgtatgttcaaatatttctcgctgcatgaagcaaaataataataataataataataataataataataataataataataataataccgtattttacggaccataacccgcactttttccctctgaaaactgaaggggaaaagtcactgcgggtcctccgtggctgcagccagcgacaggaacgtggggagagcgagaagcagcctgaaatcgggctgttttcgccccctccgggctgcagccagtgacaggaacgtgggaggggggaggagcagcctgagctgggggcgggggcggacgggagctccatccttccttctcccctctttctttctttctttttctctctccctccctcctctctctctctctctctcaccaccccttccttccttccttccttccttccttccttccttccttccttccttccttccttccttccttccttccttccttccttctctttctccctctcacccaccccttccttccttccttccttccttccttccttccttcctccctccctccctccctcccttcctttcttccttctctctctcttcccctctcttgccccccccccctagttttgatcctgggtacacccgtctcgctgtccgatttctgtgaccgtTCACTGAACTTTCCGATCACACCTTGTATAAATGCTTAGAAGTGAGttaaatattcttttttaaaaacctgtgagCATGATCCAGTCTGCCCTCTGCACACTGCCAGGTACATGGTGGGAGTGTCACCTTGGTCTCAGTCTCAAGTAACTTGAGCTGCACCTGGGCTCATGTGCGTATAGGTTTGGTTCTTGGCTGATCGTTAACCCTAAAAGCATAACCTCAAgggcttctcttctcttccccagtGGACTCTAGAGCAGGATGGCCTTCTGACTTCATGCCACGTTTCTCACGATGGCAAATACATCGCCTCCAGTTCCGATTTGGAAAATTCTTTATTCATTTGTGGTTTAGAAGATGCGAAAAAGGTGGCATATGTCAGAGGTAACATTTTTAAAACTCCCAGACATACACATGCCACACACTTCAGTGGGACGTGTACAGGATACAATTCTGTTTGGTTGTGCCCCTGCCCGTTTGCATATTGGTACATGTTTACCTGGATCTAGAGTATATATGGATTTCTTACGTATCACCCTAGAAGGAGCATGTCTTTGTACATACTGTTTAATACATTGTTAAATATTTTCGTTCTGCTCTACTGCTTTGTTGTAGATACACTGCACAGCTGAAAGCTTCAGTGACCCTATTTACGTGGCTTATCATGACAACTAATGTACATATGGTTATAAATGGCAAGCATTGTTTGACAAGTACCCAATGAAATTGTGTGCGTGTATACCTTGTTGCATTCACCCCATTCTCTGCAAGATACTCCACAGGTGTCTGCTTACCTAGGGTCTGGTTTCCTTTAAATGAAGGCCAATGGATATACTGTGGTATCTTTTGAatatatggttttatatatggGTGGCGTtgtaaggacgcgggtggcgctgtggattaaaccacataccctagggcttgccgatcagaaggtcggcggttcgaatccccgcgacggggtgagctcccgttgctcagtcccagctcctgccaacctagcagttggaaagcacgtcaaagtgcaagtagataaataggaaccgctacagcgggaaggtaaacggcgtttccggtgctgctctggttcaccagaagcggctttgtcatgctggccacatgacctggaagctgtacactggctccctcggccaataatgtgagatgagcgcgcaaccccagagtcagtcacgactggacctaatggtcaggggtccctttacctttacctatatgatCTAAGCATAGAATGGAGAGGCTCGCAGCATGAACACCCCAACAGATGGGGAAGCCCCAAGTCACAGCTtttgggtccagcacagagcaagacatgtCTCTGCAGTCTCTAGCTTCCAGTGTCTGCCAAAATTCACACATGCGCAGCCCCACTCCCCCCTTAGCCTATTGTTCCCCATCCTAGGATGACATCAAGTCAGGTGAGTTGGGGAAAGGCCCCtccatttgtctctatggcaacctCTTCGGACATGTAAATAGCAGTACTTAAGGCTATACCTTAACAATGGAACTAGTCTAC includes:
- the WDR88 gene encoding WD repeat-containing protein 88 isoform X2, yielding MAPPPMVYPDDPLAIETRSPQSWEGDHEKLAKIHFKILKGHSAAVTSCQFCFDETKVLSGCYDSTVKLWDIAGAVCVQTFEGEHTGPISECCLSPDNKSGL